In the Malaclemys terrapin pileata isolate rMalTer1 chromosome 12, rMalTer1.hap1, whole genome shotgun sequence genome, one interval contains:
- the ZHX3 gene encoding zinc fingers and homeoboxes protein 3, translating into MASKRKSTTPCMIPVKTMVLQEMESDAVENDHEGTQQHMPPEPPAAGDAVINNSSNNATLSNGHRSIMDGDTYLCKYCDFGSQDVNHFFGHMDSEHLDFSKDPSFVCVECSFLAQSHKGLLHHNAECHGGETSFLWNVAKQDNHTTVEQSISDATSNQDLSGEFCEEGVDGQAEIIITKTPIMKIMKGKPEAKKIHMLKENVSNQPGDDLAMKDGDHSFTNGSLPASRSTASSAKSSHIVNGSILGNVPVLQAGVAQLVSLQQQQPQLHQDLPTSKSLPKVMIPLSSIPTYNAAMDSNSFLKNSFHKFPYPTKAELCYLTVVTKYPEEQLKIWFTAQRLKQGISWSPEEIEDARKKMFNTVIQSVPQPTITVLNTPLVANASNVQHLIQATLPGHMVGQPEGTGGLLVTQPIMTNGLKGSSSSLTLAVTSIPKLQPITQHNNACSSSASAVKVVNTAQSLLTACPSISSQAFMDPSIYKNKKSHEQLSALKGSFCRNQFPGHAEVERLTKITGLTTREVRKWFSDRRYHFRNMKGSRAMFAGDNTIIIDSMPDITFTVSPKEIDLTSTTAAMPVAHHQTRRQSWHQTPDFTPTKYKERAPDQLKALEGSFAQNPFPPEEEVDRLRSETKMTRREIDSWFSERRKKKVMEENKKAEEMVQQEEEDADNNCGEEEDSSDELRVSSENGSLDTPSSNQTSLERKVSPIKINLKKLRVTESNGKNELPEVCANDQGDNCSSRPPTPAKTKLNFKKTAQQRHLLKQMFVKTQRPTNQEYDAIVAQTGLPRAEIIRWFGDSRYGLKNGQLKWYENYKRGIFPPGLAVISPASKEILEDYYKKHKLLYEDDLQSLCERTQLNSQQVRVWFAVKADEETRAVSDTGSEDRYSGTGEQAGSQKGTCDASSEVSENSESWEPSGQEGHSEPFDTFSQQPAVQLETD; encoded by the coding sequence ATGGCTAGCAAAAGAAAATCCACAACTCCTTGCATGATACCAGTAAAAACAATGGTGCTGCAGGAGATGGAATCAGATGCTGTGGAAAATGATCATGAAGGAACTCAACAGCACATGCCTCCTGAACCACCGGCAGCTGGTGATGCTGTTATTAACAATAGCAGCAATAATGCAACATTGTCTAATGGGCATCGCAGTATTATGGACGGTGATACTTACTTGTGTAAGTATTGCGATTTTGGATCGCAAGATGTTAATCATTTCTTTGGACACATGGATTCTGAGCACTTAGACTTCAGCAAAGACCCCTCGTTTGTATGTGTTGAGTGCAGTTTTCTGGCACAAAGCCACAAAGGGCTTTTGCATCACAATGCGGAGTGCCACGGTGGTGAAACTAGCTTCCTCTGGAATGTGGCTAAGCAGGATAATCACACGACAGTGGAGCAAAGTATCTCTGATGCCACCAGCAACCAAGACCTTTCAGGAGAATTCTGTGAGGAGGGGGTAGATGGTCAAGCTGAAATCATCATCACCAAAACTCCCATTATGAAGATAATGAAAGGTAAGCCTGAGGCCAAAAAAATTCACATGCTAAAGGAGAATGTATCAAATCAGCCAGGCGATGATTTGGCGATGAAAGATGGTGACCATTCATTCACCAATGGGTCTTTGCCAGCCAGCCGGTCAACAGCCAGCTCAGCAAAATCATCTCACATAGTCAATGGCTCCATATTGGGAAACGTGCCTGTTTTGCAGGCAGGCGTTGCGCAACTTGTGtcattgcagcagcagcagccgcagctGCACCAGGACCTACCCACGTCCAAATCCCTTCCTAAAGTGATGATTCCTCTGAGCAGCATTCCCACGTACAATGCAGCCATGGACTCCAACAGCTTCCTGAAAAACTCCTTCCATAAGTTTCCCTACCCTACAAAAGCTGAGCTTTGCTATTTGACTGTCGTGACCAAGTACCCAGAAGAGCAGCTTAAGATCTGGTTTACTGCCCAGAGGTTGAAACAAGGCATTAGCTGGTCCCCAGAGGAGATAGAAGATGCACGGAAAAAAATGTTCAACACAGTTATTCAGTCTGTACCGCAGCCCACTATCACagttttaaatacacctctagtTGCAAATGCCAGCAATGTCCAGCATCTCATTCAGGCAACTCTACCTGGTCACATGGTCGGGCAACCAGAAGGAACGGGAGGGTTACTCGTTACACAACCAATAATGACAAATGGATTAAAAGGAAGCAGCTCATCTCTCACGTTAGCAGTGACATCTATTCCCAAGCTCCAACCCATTACGCAACACAACAATGCGTGTTCGAGCAGCGCATCAGCTGTGAAGGTGGTCAACACAGCTCAGTCTCTGCTGACTGCATGCCCAAGCATATCTTCACAAGCTTTCATGGATCCCAGCATCTACAAAAATAAGAAGTCCCATGAGCAGCTGTCTGCACTGAAAGGCAGCTTCTGCAGGAATCAGTTTCCTGGCCACGCTGAAGTTGAGCGTCTGACCAAAATTACAGGCCTTACAACTAGGGAGGTTCGAAAGTGGTTCAGTGATAGGAGATATCATTTCAGGAATATGAAAGGCAGTAGAGCCATGTTTGCTGGAGATAATACAATAATTATTGACTCCATGCCTGACATTACCTTCACTGTGTCACCAAAAGAGATTGACTTAACCTCTACGACAGCAGCGATGCCTGTGGCTCATCACCAAACAAGACGACAGTCCTGGCATCAAACGCCCGACTTCACCCCAACGAAATACAAAGAGAGAGCACCAGACCAGCTCAAGGCTTTGGAAGGCAGTTTTGCACAAAACCCTTTTCCTCCCGAGGAAGAAGTGGACCGTTTGAGGAGTGAAACAAAAATGACCAGGAGAGAAATTGATAGCTGGTTttcagagaggaggaaaaaaaaggtgatggaggaaaataaaaaagcagaagaaatggtccagcaagaggaagaggatgcTGACAATAATTGTGGAGAAGAGGAAGACTCCTCAGATGAACTGAGGGTCTCAAGTGAAAATGGTTCATTAGACACCCCAAGCAGCAATCAAACTTCTCTGGAGCGGAAAGTTAGTCCTATTAAAATCAATCTGAAGAAGCTTAGAGTGACTGAGTCAAATGGCAAAAATGAGTTGCCAGAGGTATGTGCAAATGATCAAGGGGACAACTGTTCTAGCAGGCCACCTACCCCTGCAAAAACCaaactgaactttaaaaaaacagcCCAACAGCGGCATTTGCTTAAACAAATGTTCGTAAAGACACAGCGACCAACAAATCAAGAATACGACGCCATAGTTGCTCAGACAGGTCTGCCCCGGGCTGAGATAATTCGCTGGTTTGGGGATAGCCGGTACGGTTTAAAAAATGGCCAGCTGAAATGGTATGAGAACTACAAGCGGGGTATCTTCCCTCCAGGTTTAGCGGTGATCAGCCCAGCTAGCAAAGAGATCCTAGAGGACTATTACAAAAAGCACAAGCTGCTGTATGAAGATGACCTTCAGAGCTTGTGTGAGAGAACTCAACTGAATTCACAGCAGGTTAGGGTGTGGTTTGCTGTAAAGGCGGACGAAGAAACCCGGGCCGTGTCTGACACGGGAAGCGAAGATCGATACTCGGGCACGGGCGAACAAGCAGGAAGCCAAAAAGGGACATGCGATGCCAGTTCGGAGGTATCTGAGAATAGCGAATCTTGGGAGCCCAGTGGCCAGGAAGGCCATTCGGAACCCTTTGATACATTTAGCCAGCAACCTGCAGTTCAGCTTG